In Ostrinia nubilalis chromosome 26, ilOstNubi1.1, whole genome shotgun sequence, one genomic interval encodes:
- the LOC135084382 gene encoding uncharacterized protein LOC135084382 yields MLRELDATAQPEADAGDALESNASAALLAAKLTRLACGVQSSLSGLILALPHDAPPRAALRAQLAAATERAHRLHAALASQAPNAHATLARQPPNGLHAALIIQAPNG; encoded by the exons ATGCTGCGCGAGCTCGACGCGACCGCGCAGCCCGAGGCAGACGCCGGGGACGCGCTCG AGAGCAACGCATCAGCAGCGCTACTAGCCGCCAAGCTAACACGACTCGCGTGCGGCGTGCAGAGCTCCCTCTCGGGGCTCATCCTGGCGCTGCCGCACGACgcgccgccgcgcgccgccctGCGCGCCCAGCTGGCTGCCGCTACCGAGCGCGCGCATCGGTTGCACGCTGCGTTGGCTAGCCAGGCGCCTAATG CACACGCCACGCTTGCTAGGCAGCCGCCCAATGGTCTACACGCCGCGCTGATTATCCAGGCGCCCAACGGTTAG